In Lonchura striata isolate bLonStr1 chromosome 2, bLonStr1.mat, whole genome shotgun sequence, a single genomic region encodes these proteins:
- the PIANP gene encoding PILR alpha-associated neural protein: protein MEPSACRMPALLSRIHSLQLWHLLLVVLAVPPPGTWSLRSRGPAAPRPLCTRRSPSAPRSICIWERTSQAERDSRSDSRSDSRSGSRSGSRAVPRPRALPARGAEPRHAGRRRRQAAGARPATPSGLEDGMPSSQYPWAIVWGPTVSDEDGGDTNSANPGFPPLGYTFVSPHGMATAQPNSHSLLHNAGLNLRETPATLRPFLFGPRGEGVDPQLYVTITISIIIVLVATGIIFKFCWDRNQKRRRHSGQQSGGRQQESQQPLTDLSPTTVSILGPYGDPLTPTPEAEESRQGQERAEKLGGHGKNAAFQLNRIPLVNL, encoded by the exons ATGGAGCCCAGTGCCTG CAGGATGCCTGCACTCCTCTCCCGCATCCactccctgcagctgtggcatctcctcctcgtcgtcctggCCGTCCCTCCTCCCGGCACATGGTCTCTTCGCTCTCGGGGCCCGGCAGCCCCTCGTCCTCTCTGCACCCGCCGGAGCCCCTCGGCGCCACGGTCCATTTGCATCTGGGAAAGGACCTCACAGGCGGAGCGGGATTCCCGCTCGGATTCCCGCTCGGATTCCCGCTCGGGGTCCCGCTCGGGGTCCCGCGCGGTGCCGCGGCCGCGCGCGCTGCCCGCGCGGGGAGCGGAGCCGCGGCACGCGGGGCGGCGGAGGCGCCAGGCCGCGGGCGCCCGGCCCGCCACGCCCTCGGGGCTGGAGGACGGCATGCCCTCCTCCCAGTACCCCTGGGCCATCGTCTGGGGCCCCACGGTGTCGGATGAGGACGGAGGGGACACAAACTCAGCCAACCCAGGCTTCCCACCGCTGGGGTACACCTTCGTCTCGCCGCACGGCATGGCGACGGCGCAGCCCAACTCTCACTCGCTCCTGCACAACGCGGGGCTCAACCTGCGAGAGACCCCCGCCACCCTGCGGCCCTTCTTGTTCGGGCCCCGGGGGGAAG GTGTGGACCCCCAGCTGTACGTCACCATCACCATCTCCATAATCATTGTCCTGGTTGCCACTGGAATCATATTCAAGTTCTG CTGGGACCGAAATCAGAAACGGCGGCGTCACTCGGGGCAGCAGAGCGGTGGGAGGCAGCAAGAGAGCCAGCAGCCCCTCACAGACCTCTCCCCCACCACCGTCAGCATCCTGGGGCCCTACGGCGACCCCCTGACTCCCACACCTGAGGCGGAGGAGTccaggcagggccaggagcgTGCAGAGAAACTGGGTGGCCACGGGAAGAATGCAGCATTCCAGCTCAACCG gaTCCCACTGGTGAACCTGTGA